The following proteins are encoded in a genomic region of Chloroflexota bacterium:
- the murA gene encoding UDP-N-acetylglucosamine 1-carboxyvinyltransferase, giving the protein MRIFLEGGHPLQGEIEIGGAKNAALPILAATLLTDDECLLENVPCIEDVRTMTKVLEQLGVEIRVEGPHSISVRAKEISSDAVPPDLATRMRGSFLVVGPLLSRFGRVTTPHPGGCAIGTRPVSVDLKGFETMGADVSRLDGNYIFSARRLRGERLSLDYPSHTGTENLLMAACLADGSTVIENASVEPEVVDLANFLRAMGARIYGAGTGTIYIEGVPKLHGVVYRVMADRLEAGTFAIGAAITHGQITICGRVSQYLGALTSKLIEAGAEVEAAKDHYTISVPQGLKPVDIQTFPYPGFPTDLQAPFGALMTQANGISSIHETMYDDRLLYVGELRKMGAQITVAGQTAIIQGPTPLRGAEVRALDIRSGAAVILAGLAAEGTTTVSDILYVDRGYENIDGKLRCLGARVWREERPAFPASQEDR; this is encoded by the coding sequence ATGCGGATTTTTCTCGAGGGGGGTCATCCTCTTCAAGGTGAGATCGAAATTGGCGGCGCAAAGAACGCCGCTCTCCCGATATTAGCCGCGACATTGCTCACGGACGATGAGTGTCTGCTAGAAAATGTGCCTTGCATCGAGGATGTCAGAACTATGACGAAGGTCCTCGAGCAATTAGGTGTCGAGATTCGGGTCGAAGGACCCCACAGCATCTCCGTCAGGGCCAAGGAAATCTCCTCCGATGCTGTGCCCCCTGACCTGGCCACCCGAATGCGAGGCAGTTTTCTGGTAGTTGGACCCCTGCTAAGCCGCTTCGGTCGAGTAACTACACCCCATCCAGGTGGTTGCGCCATTGGCACACGCCCGGTGAGTGTGGACCTAAAAGGCTTCGAGACTATGGGCGCGGATGTCTCCCGGCTCGATGGCAATTACATCTTCAGCGCGCGTCGTCTGCGAGGCGAACGACTATCATTGGATTACCCCAGTCACACTGGCACCGAAAACTTGCTGATGGCCGCGTGTCTGGCCGATGGCTCGACTGTAATCGAGAACGCCTCGGTGGAACCAGAAGTCGTGGACCTGGCGAATTTTCTGCGTGCCATGGGGGCCCGGATCTACGGGGCTGGGACCGGCACCATCTACATCGAAGGAGTGCCTAAATTGCATGGGGTTGTCTACCGAGTGATGGCCGATAGGCTCGAAGCCGGCACTTTTGCCATCGGCGCGGCTATCACCCATGGCCAGATAACAATCTGCGGCCGCGTGAGCCAATATCTCGGCGCGTTAACGAGCAAGTTAATCGAGGCTGGGGCAGAAGTGGAGGCCGCGAAAGATCACTATACAATCTCGGTACCACAAGGCCTGAAACCCGTAGATATTCAGACATTCCCCTACCCTGGCTTCCCTACAGATCTGCAGGCCCCCTTTGGCGCGCTGATGACCCAGGCCAACGGCATCAGTTCCATTCACGAGACAATGTACGATGACCGGCTGCTCTATGTAGGCGAACTACGCAAGATGGGGGCGCAAATCACCGTTGCCGGCCAGACGGCGATCATCCAAGGACCCACACCCCTGCGTGGTGCGGAGGTGCGGGCACTGGACATCCGATCGGGGGCGGCGGTCATCCTGGCCGGACTTGCTGCCGAAGGCACTACTACTGTCTCGGATATCCTTTACGTGGATCGCGGCTACGAGAATATTGATGGGAAATTGCGTTGCCTGGGAGCACGAGTGTGGCGCGAAGAGCGGCCCGCCTTCCCGGCATCTCAGGAGGATCGATGA
- a CDS encoding redox-sensing transcriptional repressor Rex, whose protein sequence is MTVREVPDIVVRRLPLYLRTLAHFVEEGYAIISSQELSDRLGVPAARIRKDFSHFGGFGKQGSGYNIAYLCEQLQRILQVDRIWDIILVGVGDLGHALLRYNGFHNRGYRIVAAFDQDPAKVGQQVGAVTIQEMSQLANVTHDREIQIAIIAVPASSAQQVADQLVASGIRAILNYAPITLQLPPDVQIRYIDPVVELQSMTYYLKTGR, encoded by the coding sequence ATGACAGTAAGGGAAGTCCCTGATATTGTAGTTCGCCGACTGCCACTCTACCTGCGGACTCTGGCTCACTTTGTTGAGGAGGGGTACGCCATCATATCCTCGCAGGAACTGAGCGACCGGTTAGGCGTGCCTGCGGCTCGAATTCGCAAGGACTTCAGCCACTTTGGCGGATTTGGAAAGCAGGGTTCAGGATATAACATCGCCTACCTCTGCGAGCAATTACAGCGCATCCTCCAGGTGGATCGGATTTGGGACATCATTTTAGTTGGCGTAGGCGACCTGGGCCACGCTCTTCTGCGTTACAATGGCTTCCACAACCGCGGTTACCGCATTGTGGCCGCTTTCGACCAGGACCCTGCTAAGGTGGGACAGCAGGTCGGCGCTGTAACCATACAGGAAATGTCGCAATTAGCCAATGTCACCCATGATAGAGAAATCCAGATCGCCATTATTGCGGTCCCCGCTTCGAGTGCCCAGCAGGTGGCTGATCAACTGGTAGCAAGTGGCATCCGCGCCATTCTCAATTACGCACCCATTACACTTCAACTGCCCCCAGATGTACAAATACGTTATATTGATCCCGTCGTCGAATTACAAAGTATGACTTACTACCTGAAAACTGGTCGATGA
- a CDS encoding efflux RND transporter periplasmic adaptor subunit: MSDSIRKYVLTATTIVLLALVLLGFRAWQARRSATIAAQLETAQVTRGDIEATVSASGNLTPNRRINLTFLVAGRVQSIFVSEGELVGEGQVLATLDKRELELGVRQAEAALAIAEANLAQAKAGATEEELASARAALASAQASLDELRNTPDARQLELAKLNWEQAKNSLWAAQIDRDGLGPVGGHQYDAANARVAVAEVAVRIAQLQYEQTAAGPREAQIKAAEAQLAQAKAALAKLENNPTTESLAILQAQVDQARASLELARLRLEGATITAPFTGTVGAIHIAEGELVSSTTPAIILADLSGYHIDIAIDETDIRHVAVGQEARVSLDAFPGASFVGMVTAVAPIGTISQGVVNYMVRVELVNPAEPVRPDMTAIVDIIVARKQGVLLVPNRAIRRDRDRQYVEVVIGQSIEERDVTTGLSDDKMTEVVSGVREGDWVVTSVPRAGLFSSEIRLFGQ, from the coding sequence GTGAGTGATAGCATTAGGAAATATGTTCTCACTGCTACGACTATAGTCTTGCTTGCTTTGGTTCTTTTGGGCTTTCGCGCCTGGCAAGCGCGCCGTAGCGCTACCATCGCGGCCCAGTTGGAGACCGCTCAAGTTACACGCGGTGACATCGAGGCCACAGTCAGTGCATCAGGGAACCTTACACCTAATCGCCGCATCAATCTCACTTTCTTGGTAGCGGGACGAGTGCAATCCATCTTCGTCAGCGAGGGTGAACTCGTGGGTGAGGGACAGGTTTTGGCTACTTTGGACAAGCGGGAATTAGAGTTGGGCGTGCGCCAGGCGGAGGCTGCCTTGGCTATCGCCGAGGCGAACTTGGCGCAGGCTAAGGCTGGTGCAACCGAAGAGGAACTCGCCTCGGCGCGGGCTGCGCTCGCCAGCGCTCAAGCAAGTCTGGACGAACTACGCAACACCCCGGACGCTCGTCAGTTGGAATTGGCGAAACTCAATTGGGAACAAGCCAAGAATTCGCTTTGGGCAGCGCAGATTGACCGCGACGGGCTAGGTCCCGTTGGGGGGCATCAATATGACGCTGCCAACGCGCGGGTCGCTGTAGCGGAAGTAGCCGTACGCATCGCGCAATTGCAATACGAACAAACCGCTGCAGGGCCCAGAGAAGCGCAGATCAAGGCAGCGGAAGCCCAATTGGCTCAGGCCAAGGCTGCTCTTGCCAAACTGGAGAACAATCCCACCACCGAGAGCCTGGCCATATTGCAAGCCCAGGTGGACCAGGCCAGGGCCTCGCTGGAATTAGCGCGGCTGCGTTTGGAGGGGGCGACTATTACTGCGCCTTTCACCGGGACGGTCGGCGCGATTCATATTGCCGAAGGCGAACTGGTTTCCAGTACTACACCCGCCATAATTCTGGCAGATCTAAGTGGTTACCATATTGACATCGCTATTGACGAGACGGATATCCGCCACGTAGCCGTGGGGCAAGAGGCCCGTGTATCTCTCGATGCCTTTCCAGGGGCCTCGTTTGTTGGTATGGTTACCGCTGTAGCGCCCATTGGCACAATCAGCCAGGGTGTTGTGAACTATATGGTCCGCGTGGAACTCGTGAATCCAGCCGAACCGGTCAGACCAGATATGACGGCTATTGTGGATATTATCGTTGCCCGGAAGCAGGGCGTGCTCTTGGTACCCAATCGTGCTATCCGGCGTGATCGAGATCGACAATACGTTGAAGTCGTGATCGGCCAGTCGATCGAGGAGCGAGATGTTACCACTGGGCTGAGCGATGACAAGATGACGGAGGTTGTTAGCGGTGTGCGTGAAGGAGATTGGGTTGTGACGAGCGTGCCGCGAGCAGGCCTCTTTTCGAGCGAGATACGCCTTTTTGGGCAATGA
- a CDS encoding rod shape-determining protein: MIAKQIGIDLGTVNVLVFVKGRGIVLREPSVVAISLNDNRILAVGEEAKTMMGRTPDTIEVVRPMRDGVIADYMVTEAMLRYFIGKVIGRVRLFKPEVMISVPVGVTSVESRAVRDAAIQAGGKVAYLIPEPLAAAIGANMPIHTPTGNMIVNIGGGACEAAVISLSGIVVSSSVRVGGNKIDEAIAAYVRRKYNLMIGEQTSEDIKISIGSALPLEEKLTMEVRGRDQVTGLPKIIRLTSDEVTEAIVEPLDSISNTVKAVLEKTPPELASDIIDRGMVLAGGGALLRNIDRFLTRETGVPCYVTDDPLGCVAIGAGRALDNLGMLKRSLPSL; this comes from the coding sequence ATGATCGCAAAACAGATTGGCATTGACCTCGGCACTGTGAACGTATTGGTGTTTGTCAAGGGCAGGGGTATCGTTCTGCGGGAACCCTCAGTCGTGGCCATCTCTCTCAACGACAATCGAATTTTGGCGGTCGGCGAGGAAGCGAAAACAATGATGGGACGCACACCCGACACCATTGAGGTGGTGCGACCGATGCGCGACGGCGTCATTGCTGATTACATGGTCACCGAAGCCATGCTACGCTATTTTATTGGCAAGGTGATCGGGCGGGTGCGACTTTTCAAACCCGAGGTCATGATCAGTGTGCCCGTGGGAGTCACCAGTGTGGAAAGCCGTGCTGTGCGCGACGCGGCCATCCAGGCAGGTGGCAAGGTTGCGTACTTGATTCCTGAACCCCTGGCCGCCGCGATAGGCGCCAATATGCCTATCCATACCCCCACCGGCAACATGATTGTGAACATTGGTGGCGGCGCCTGTGAAGCGGCTGTGATTTCTTTGAGTGGCATTGTAGTCTCCAGTTCAGTGCGCGTTGGTGGGAATAAAATTGATGAGGCCATCGCTGCCTACGTCCGGCGCAAATACAACCTTATGATTGGTGAACAGACTTCTGAGGATATCAAGATCAGCATTGGTAGCGCCTTGCCGTTGGAAGAGAAACTCACCATGGAGGTGCGTGGCCGTGATCAAGTAACAGGGCTGCCCAAGATCATTCGCCTTACATCTGATGAGGTCACCGAGGCTATTGTGGAGCCATTGGACTCCATCTCTAACACGGTGAAGGCCGTGCTAGAGAAAACACCGCCTGAATTGGCTTCGGACATTATAGATCGGGGCATGGTGCTCGCAGGGGGTGGAGCTCTGTTGAGGAACATTGACCGCTTTCTCACCCGTGAAACTGGCGTTCCTTGCTATGTAACCGATGACCCGTTAGGTTGTGTTGCTATTGGTGCTGGACGGGCACTCGACAATTTGGGTATGCTGAAGCGCAGCCTGCCGAGCCTTTAG
- a CDS encoding cellulase family glycosylhydrolase has translation MTTNRPSGQGNSSILLGIAIGLVAVGIIGLAWLLIFNQPAVPPTVSIATRTPQPTFTSASGFVEPSATLPPPSIVPTHTPVEPSSTPISTPIPASPTNTPQPTDTPWPPLPPRKPLRMNSPEYGMQAFLWWRPEVASRDMGAILDAGFTWVKQGFGWRDIEFAKGQYDWSRVDWIVAECNKRGLDLLARIDHQPQWAGGGFPTNGPPDNYEDFGDFLYAMASRYKGRIRAYEIWNEPNLAREWGGKPPDPDAYVRLLRIAYRRIKEADPDAMVISAGLTPTETYSPEAMPDDVYLEKMYIAMGGRSDGYFDVLGAHAAGYKAPPEMSPDEAASRPEYGGHRFNCFRRVEDLRAIMEKYGDGGKQIAVLEFGWTSDPRPDSPYHWHAVSEETKADYFVRAYKWAKEHWSPWIGLMSLIYICDPDWTEANEQYWWAISNPSYPTFSPRPAYEALKAMPK, from the coding sequence ATGACAACAAATAGGCCATCCGGCCAAGGCAACTCATCCATCCTGCTTGGCATTGCGATCGGGCTTGTGGCAGTCGGGATCATTGGGCTGGCCTGGCTACTGATCTTCAACCAGCCTGCGGTACCCCCCACTGTCAGCATCGCCACTCGCACACCCCAGCCGACGTTTACCTCAGCCAGTGGATTCGTCGAGCCCAGCGCTACGCTACCTCCTCCTAGTATTGTTCCTACCCATACTCCTGTGGAGCCATCGAGTACGCCCATCTCGACTCCTATACCGGCCTCGCCTACTAATACGCCCCAGCCGACCGACACCCCTTGGCCCCCTCTGCCACCCCGCAAGCCGCTGCGTATGAACTCGCCAGAATACGGGATGCAGGCGTTTTTGTGGTGGCGGCCTGAAGTAGCGTCCCGCGACATGGGGGCCATCCTCGACGCAGGCTTCACCTGGGTGAAACAGGGCTTTGGGTGGCGTGATATCGAGTTCGCTAAAGGTCAATACGACTGGAGCCGGGTGGATTGGATCGTGGCCGAGTGCAACAAACGGGGACTGGATTTACTGGCCCGCATTGATCACCAGCCGCAATGGGCAGGAGGCGGATTCCCCACGAACGGCCCGCCAGACAACTATGAGGACTTCGGCGATTTCTTGTACGCAATGGCGAGTCGTTATAAAGGCCGTATCCGAGCCTACGAGATCTGGAATGAACCCAACCTCGCTCGCGAGTGGGGCGGCAAACCACCTGACCCCGACGCCTATGTCCGCTTGCTACGCATTGCCTACCGGCGCATCAAAGAGGCTGACCCTGATGCCATGGTCATCAGCGCTGGGTTGACACCGACCGAGACTTACTCGCCCGAAGCTATGCCCGATGATGTTTATCTTGAGAAAATGTACATTGCCATGGGCGGCAGGAGCGATGGTTATTTCGACGTCCTGGGTGCGCACGCTGCTGGCTACAAAGCGCCGCCAGAGATGAGCCCGGACGAGGCGGCAAGCCGACCTGAGTACGGCGGCCACCGTTTTAACTGCTTCCGCCGAGTGGAAGATTTGCGGGCTATCATGGAGAAATATGGCGACGGCGGTAAACAGATTGCTGTCCTTGAATTCGGGTGGACTTCTGATCCACGCCCCGATTCGCCTTATCACTGGCATGCGGTAAGTGAGGAAACCAAAGCCGACTATTTTGTTCGGGCGTATAAGTGGGCCAAAGAACATTGGTCACCTTGGATTGGCTTGATGAGCCTGATCTATATCTGTGATCCAGATTGGACTGAGGCCAACGAGCAGTATTGGTGGGCCATCAGCAACCCAAGTTACCCGACCTTCAGCCCACGACCAGCCTACGAGGCGTTGAAGGCAATGCCGAAATAG
- the sfsA gene encoding DNA/RNA nuclease SfsA, translated as MNLPDSLVRATFLSRPNRFLAQVRTPGGVEFAHIPNPGRMLELFLPDVPVMLQPRCGRRKTRYDLLLVWHNQTWVGVDSRLPNALFAEALDARRLPPFALYMHRQQEVLFNSVRLDYRLYGESQPDCLVEVKSVNRVDDGWALFPDAPTVRGVRHLLALQEAVNRGLRGALVFVVQRHDARAVTPFGSNDPLFARTLEEVAQAGVEIYAYVCQVSPQAIGIERELPVVLGPH; from the coding sequence ATGAACTTACCTGACAGTCTTGTCCGAGCAACTTTCCTGAGCCGACCCAATCGGTTCCTGGCCCAGGTGCGCACCCCGGGTGGCGTAGAGTTCGCTCATATCCCGAACCCCGGGCGCATGCTGGAGTTATTCCTCCCCGATGTGCCAGTGATGCTTCAGCCGCGATGTGGGCGACGGAAGACCCGCTATGACCTTCTACTCGTATGGCATAACCAGACCTGGGTCGGCGTAGACTCCCGTCTGCCGAATGCCCTATTTGCCGAGGCACTCGACGCTAGGCGTCTCCCACCTTTTGCTCTGTATATGCACAGGCAACAGGAAGTGCTCTTCAACTCAGTGCGCCTGGACTACCGGCTCTATGGTGAGTCGCAGCCGGATTGCCTGGTCGAAGTGAAATCGGTCAACCGTGTTGACGACGGCTGGGCACTCTTCCCAGATGCGCCCACAGTCCGTGGCGTCCGACATCTGCTTGCATTGCAGGAGGCAGTCAACAGAGGGTTGCGTGGCGCTTTGGTTTTCGTCGTACAGCGCCATGATGCGAGAGCAGTGACACCTTTCGGATCCAACGATCCACTGTTCGCACGCACGCTAGAGGAAGTCGCGCAGGCTGGCGTTGAAATATACGCCTACGTCTGCCAAGTCTCGCCGCAGGCTATCGGCATCGAGCGAGAGTTACCCGTAGTGTTGGGACCTCATTAG